The DNA segment ATACAGCGGGGTCAGGTTATCAAACGGGATTCTGGTCTGGGCAACACTCGGGGGATCAAAGTTTACGCTTTCAACCCGCAGCATGGCAAAGAAACGCTCGCTGTCCTTGGGGGGGCGTATCTGCCCGTATACCGTGTCACCGGTCTTGAGGTTGAACAGTCTGATCTGGGATGGACTGACGTAGATATCGTCCTGTCCGGAAAGATAGGAATTCTGCGGAGAACGCAGGAATCCGTATCCGTCGGGGAGGATCTCCAGGGAGCCGTAGGCATAAATAGTCCCGTTGCGATCGGTATGTGCCTTGAGGATGGCAAACACCACCTCTTGTTTTTTCATGGCCATGAAGTTTTCCTGCGACAAGCCCAGCTTGACCGCAAAGTCACGTAGCTCCTTCATGCTCATGTTGATCAGATCGTTGATACTCAACGACCGATCCTTGCTGCCGTTCTCTTCTATGTACTTGCCGCCGTAGTTCTTCTGATAATTGCCGTTGCCGGACTTGTTGCTGCGATTTTTTTTATTGCCCCGATTGTTCTTTGCAGAGCCGCCGGAATCCCGGCTGCTGTCACCGCCGGAGACATTGCCCCGAGCGCTGCCGCGCGTGCCGGCATCGCGGCTGCTGTCGTCGTCGGCAGAAGTCCTGGCGGCGTCATCACTGCGAGACCCGCCATCGTTGTCCTTTTTCAGCTCCACCCGAATCTTCTTTTTCCGAACCTTCTTCGGGGCAGCATCATCGGTGTCGGTCTTCTGGGCCTCATCGGCTGATTCCTGCGGTTGCTCGGCTGCCCCCGCGGGTTCAGCCTGGCTCTTGTCTTCCGGCGATTCTGTCTCGCTTCCAGAGCTGTTCTGCTCTGCCGCCAGATCAAGTTCCGCCTGATATTCTTCTGACGAAGAGGAACGTGCATCGCCCTCGCTCCGTTGTCTTCGAATAACTGCCATTCACATCTCCATTGTCTTCATCTTTTTGCTGTTCTCGATCGCTGGCCGTGCTGCCATCAGAATCGTAGTGGAAGTGCATTCGGAAAGTTCAGTCTGCAGATTCATTACGATAGCCGCTCCCGGTGTCTTTGTCAATTGATACCACCAGCTGTTCTAAAATCCGGATAGCCTGTTCGGCTGCCTGATGCTGTATATCTTCGCGGGTGCCGGAAAAGGTATGCCGCCGGATCAGCTCCCTCCCGTCCCGCATTGCCGCGCCGATCCAGACCAGACCGACCGGTTTTTCTGCACTGCCCCCACCCGGGCCGGCTATACCGCTGATCGCGGCAACAAGCTCAACCGGGGCCCGCTGCAATGCACCCTCCAGCAAGGCACGAACCGTTTCCCGGCTTACCGCTCCATGTCGCTGCAGGGTCTCGCCCGATATACCCAGCATCTGCTGCTTGGCCTGATCATCGTACACAACCCAGCCGCCCCACAAGACACGCGAACAGCCAGGCACCCTGGACAGATAATGTGCTGCCAGACCCGCGGTACAGGATTCCGCCAGTGCCAGCCTTATACAACGCTGTTCCAGCAGTTCCAGCAATCGGGCAGCAGCTTCCACTATGACTTGCTGAATCCTCGTACGGATTCCTTCAGCTGGCCAACCGGCGCCGAAAAGACATCGACCGCATCACTGTTCTTGACCATCTGACATTTACCTTCGAATGATACCCCGTCCTCTATACGGACAGCGGCAGTCTTTACATTACCGTATATCCGCGCGGATGGCAGCATCTCCACACGCTGACTGGCCTCGATATTGCCACGAACCATACCGCCAACTATAACGCTCTCGGCGCGCACATTCGCCTCTACCTCGGCACCATCCTCGATATACAGATATCCTTTGGATTCAATCTCGCCCTCAAACCGCCCGCTCAGTTGTACCGACTCCGCAAAACGGAGGGTACCCTTCATGCGTACGGTCTTGCCGATTCGGGTTACAGTTTTCGGTAGTGTTCGCTCGTCGTATGACATCTCGGCTCCTTGGCGGGCAGCGTTCTGCACATTGCGTGTATATTATTTGGTTTGCATGACAAACACGCCATCCCAGTCTTCTGGCGGCGGATTGTCCAGGTAATGCTGGCATCTGTCGAGGTACACCCTGGAGGGACCATCGTCCGGATCCAGTTCAAGCGCCTGTGCGAACAGTTGCCTGGCCTCACCAAACTCCATAAGCTTATACATATTTCGTCCGGCCGTAAAGTATTCCAGTACCTTGCGCTTGGTATCGGAGACCATCAATCCTCCCCGGCGAGCTCCCGCTCGGTTCGTGCCAGACTGGATACATGCTCCTGGTACTTCTGCTCCAGAACCTCGAGGGTAACCTCGTTGGCCTTCATGCGACTGTCTTCGCCGGCCAGTTCATCAATCTCTTCATGCAGTGCATCCAGCGCAGCCATGGTATTATGCACCTCCTGCGTCAGCCTGGTACAGAACCGGCCAACTGCTTCCGGATCATCAACATTCAACTGTTCGGCGGTTTCCCGCAATCCCTGCAGGGGTTCGCGCAAATGGTTGGTAAAATAGACCAGAGAATTGTTCAGTGATTCTATCAGCACCAGTCGCCGCTCGCGCTGAATCAACTGTCGTGCGAGATCCCGCTGACGCAATACCGCCTTTATACGGGCGAAAACCTCGGAAAAGTTGAAGGGTTTGGTGATATAGTCCTCTATACCGAGCTCAAAACCCTCTATCTTGTCCTGCACATCCTGCATCGCCGAAAACATCATGATCGGGATATCCCGATAATCGGCCCACTCGGGATCGGTTTTCAGCAGCCGGGTGACCTCCCAGCCATTCATGCGCGGCATGATATTATCCAGAATGATAAGATCCGGGGTTTCCTCACGCACCTGGGCAAGGGCATCCTCACCGTTCTCGGCGGTTGTCACACGAAACCCAAGCTTGCTCAGCATAACATCAAAGAAGTCAAGATTGATTTTTTCGTCATCAACAATCAGGATCCGCTCTTTATTCTTCATACCAGTTCCTTATTTATTCTGCACGGCTTTCCGGCGATCTGTCAATTGACGAAAACCGCGATAGAAAGCTGTGCCAAGCATCACCGCTGCCGCAATACTGCACAGGTACGCAAACCAGTCTCCATAACCAGTATACAGGGTATCCGACTCGGTGTATACCGGAACATCCACGATCAGATGCCCCTCGACAAATGCCGGCAGCATATCCACAATCTGCCCGTTCGGGTCAATCAGGGTTGTCATACCGCCGTTGGTTGACCGCACCATGCTGCGACGGGTTTCTGCGGCACGAAAAACCGCCATCCCCATATGCTGCATTGCCGATGCAACCGAATCAGCCCAGGAATCGTTAGTCAGATTGACCAGCACCTCTGCGCCTTCCCTGACGAAATGCCGGTTCAGATACCCGAAGGTATCCTCGAAGCAGATCGGGGTAGAAAAGCGGATTCCAGCCGCCTCGAACACCGTGAGATCCTCGCCCTGCTCCCAGAAGGTTGTATCGTTTTCCACCAGCAGCCGATAGAGCCAGGGAAATGCCCGTTGATAGGGAAAGTGTTCGGTAAACGGCACCAGATGGGTCTTGCGATATGTCTGGACTATCTCTCGCCCCTGCATCAGCAGGACCGCATTGTAATCAAAGGCCTCAAGATCACCCTGGGCTGAACGACGCAGCTGGCGATCTCCGTTACCCAGCACATACGGCACCGGCTGATCTTCCAGAAAGTCCAGCAGTCGCTCCACCAGCTCCCAGCTTTCCAGCTGGGTGCGTGTGCGGCGGTGAAAATCGATACTCGGCACAAACGAAGTCTCGGACCAGACCACCAGCTCGATATCGGGATCGCTCTCCAGGGCCGCGCGGCTTTCGCGCATCAGCACATCCAGGCTGCGCCGATACGCGCGTGTACCGCCCTGCCAGGGGTCGATATTCTGTTGAACCAATGCCATACGAACCGTCGGGGTGTCCTGCAGATCAACCCGGAGTCCCGCTCCGGCTATTGCCACTGCCGCCATGAGGATCAGGTACCCGCCAGCAGCCCCGCGATACCGGCGGAATTCGGCATACAAACCGGCACGCGAGGGATTCCCGGTCCACCCGGTTATGATCCAGGCAACAAGAACCGATGGAAACAGCACCAGGGCGGACACACCCCACACCCCGGTTACGGAGCTGATACGCACCAGCCAGGGAAGCTGATACTGACTGTAGCCAATTATGCCGTAGCTGTACCCGAGAAATCCAAGCGTCCGGAAATACTCGTACGCCATCCAGAACACCAGCTGCACCAGAAAGCCCCAGCGAGGAAACCAGTGGCGAGCCAGCTGCAGGGCAGGAACCAGGGCCAGAAAGTAGCCGGCATAGATAACCGGTACAATAAAGATAGCCAGGGGATGGAAGTTTGCCAGCCAGTAGTTCAGCAGGGCATACGACAGGAAGCCGAAAAACGCCCCCCAGATCGGCCCGGACCACCAGCTGATGCGATTTACTGCAATAAAAAAAGGAATCAGGGCAATATAGGCCAGCGGATACAGCCCGCCATGATGCAGATAGGAAGGAAATGCGAGTGCAAACAGAGCAGCCGACAGACTGAACAGGCTCAAATGCAGGGAAAACCGCCGCAGCATACTCAGCTTCGCAGATCCCAGGCAGCCTGTTTCAGTTCTTTCCCGGGGCGGAACACAACCACCCCGTGATTCTCGACTGATACCAGCTCACCCGTACGCGGGTTTCGGGCACGGTCACGACCCTTGCGGGTTCGTATCTCGAAGGTGCCGAACCCCCGGAACTCGACAACACGGTCTTCCAGCAGAGCCCCCTTCACCTCGTGAAAAAAGGCATCGACGATGCTCTGCACCTCTCGACGATGCATACCTTCCTGTTCGGCAATGGTTTCGACGATTTCGGCTTTGGTGAGTTTTGAGGGGGCCATGACAATCTCCGGCAACGGACTATGCCGACTGCAGACCCTTCAGCTTTTTCGCCATGCGTGATTTTTTGCGGGCAACACTGTTTGCATGGTAGACATTCTTGCCGGCAGCAGTGTCCATGAGTTTCTGCGCCTGAACGAAGCTCTCCTGCGCCTTGGCTGCATCGCCTTCGGCAACAGCAGCGTCGAATCGTTTGATGGCGGTGCGAACGGTACCGCGAATGCCGCGATTATGAACCCTGCGCTTGACTGATTGTCTGTGCCGTTTTGCGGCGGAAGCTATATTAGCCAATGTAAATCCTCCGATAAAGTCTTGGTGTCTGCGAAAGCTACCCCATTACTCCTGTTCTGTCAATGGTTTACCCGGGAAAGGAATTTCAGTACTCTTTCCTCATGGGTATACTCCTGTTCTACGCTGTTCTGCTGTTACTACTGATTGTCCGGGAAATGGAACTCTCTGTCAGATTTGCATTTTTCCGCCGCGCTACACTGCGACGCAGTGAACGCCTTATCGCTACCGGAGCGGGATTTCTGCTGCGCCTGGTGCGACCCACTGCCGGGATCCATCGAACGGATCGGGATCTCACCACAGCCCAGGAGCTCCGCGTAGAATGAAGGCCTATCTCACACTGCTGCCGTACTTCCGGCAGTACCTTCGCTGGTACCTTGTTGGCAGCGTTGCCCTGCTGGTCGCCTCGGGCAGCCAACTGCTCATTCCGCTGTTTATCCGGGATGCCGTAGATATCATCGCCTTTGGGGATTTCACCCTGCAGCAGCTCCTGAGGCCCTTGCTTTTCATGATGCTGGCCGCGACAGCAATCGTGATCGGGCGCCTGGGATGGCGCTTCTGCATCCACGGCGCCTCGCGCCGGATCGAGGGACAGCTGCGCAGCCGATTGTTCTCGCATCTGCTCAGGCTTTCCCCAGCCTACTACAACCGCACCTCGATCGGTGACCTGATGGCCAGGGCCACCAACGATATGAATGCGATACGGATGGCATCCGGGATGGCACTGGTAGCAGCGGTTGACGGTGTGTTTATGACCATTGCCATCCTGGCGATACTGTTTGCCCAGGCACCCCAACTGGCAGCCTACACTATTATCCCCTTTCCCCTGATCACCCTGTTCATCCTGTCATTAGGCAAGATTGTCGGAAAGCTGTTCCGCGGGGTTCAGGACAGCTTCAGTCAGGTCAGCACCCAGGCGCAGGAGGTATTGTCCGGGATCTCGGTGGTGAAAAGCTACGCCAAACAGGACAGATTCATTCAGCGCTTTGCAGATGCCAACTGGGACTACCAGCAGCGTAATATGCGGCTGGTTCGCATCTGGGGCCTGTTCATGCCGATTATCACCTTCCTGTCCGGAACTACAACCCTGCTGCTGCTGCGATTCGGGGGTGAGCAGGTTATCATCGGCAGTATCTCTCCAGGCACATTTGTGGCAACCTTGAGCTATCTGCAGCTGCTGGTCTGGCCGATGATGGGCGCCGGGTGGCTGGTAAACCTGATCCAGCGCGGGGCGGCATCCCTGCAGCGCATCAACGAGGTGCTGGACACCGAGCCGGAAATTTGCCAACCCGACAATCCCCGGCCCCTGGATACCATAGAACAGATCGAGATACGCAACCTGAACTTTCACTACAGCCCACAGGAGCCGCCAGTACTCCAGGATATATCACTGACCATCCCCCACGGGAAAACCATTGGCCTGCTCGGCCGTACCGGCAGCGGAAAATCCAGTCTGATACAGCTGCTGTGCCGCCTCTACAATCCACCACCCGGCACCGTGCTGATCAACGGCAGCGATATTCTGCAGCTTGACCTGCAGCAGCTCCGCGCCAGGATCGGGGTGGTCTCCCAGAACTCGTTTCTGTTCTCGGCTACACTCCGCGACAACATCGCATTCGGGGTACCCGGGGCTCCCCATCCGCTGCTGGAGAGGGTTGCTGGCGTGGCCACCATCGACCGTGATATGCAGGATTTCCCACGCGGCTGGGAAACCCCGATCGGCGAGCGGGGCATCACCCTGTCCGGCGGACAAAAGCAGCGCACCACCATTGCCCGTGCCCTGGCAGTTCAGCCCGACGTCCTGATTTTCGATGATGCCCTGTCAGCGGTAGACACCGAAACCGAGGAGAACATCCTGGAGCGGCTGTTCGCTGAACGCCGCGGGCGGACCAATATCATCATCAGCCATCGGGTATCCACCCTGTCGCACACCGACTATATATACGTGCTGGATCACGGGCGCATCCTGCAGCACGGCACCCACCGCAGCCTGAGCCGCAGCGCAGGCTTGTATCGCGATATTGTACTGATGCAACAGCTTGACCGTGCCCACGAAGACCACCCGCACCACGAGGATCAACAGTGATGGAACAGGAAAAGATACTGACCGGCTACAACCACACCGTGATGAAGCGCCTGCTGGCGTACGCCTGGCCTCACCGCCTGGTGCTGGGGATAGCATTGCTGGCTCTGGTTGCCGGCGCCGTCGGTCAGCTGGCGCTGCCAATTATTATTCAACGTGCGGTTGACCGCCACATGGTGCGCAGCTACCTCGAGATCCATTCAGCAGGAATTCCCCGCCTTGACGCCGATCCAGGTAAGGCTGCCCGAAGACTGCTGGACATGGCTACCCCGGTGGGCGACACCGCCTTTGTCTCGCGGGAAGACCTGCAGCAAATTCCCGGTGCGCAACGGCAGCAGCTGACCGAAACCGGGGTACTGGGCACCCGTGAATTCCAGGTATTCGACCGAACCCGGTTTGACCATAGCATCCTGCCCTCACCCCCCTACGCACTGGATGACGAATTCTTTGCCTACCCCGGCTCGGAACTGGATGACCTGAGCCCGGAAATGGCGCGGCAGCTGCGGCGCAGTGACATCCAGGCGCTGCACGGCACCAGCCTGCTCTTTCTGGGAATATTGCTGCTGGTTCTCGCTGCCGGGTTTACCCAGGTGTACCTCATGACCTATGCAGGGCAGAGCATCATGCGCCAACTGCGACTGCACCTGTTCTCGCACACCATCCGGCAAAGCATGAGCCACCTGAACACACAGCCAATCGGCCGGATGGTAAACCGTCTTACGAATGATGTAGAGACCATCAACGAGCTGTTCACCAGTGTCCTTATAACCATTGTGCGTGACATTGTAATGATGAGCGGGGTTGTTGCCGCCTTGCTGCTGGTTGATCTCCGCCTGGGAACCATTACGATCCTCACCCTGCTGCCGGTGTTTGTTATTACCGCCATATTTCGCCGATTATCACGCCGCGCCTTCCGACGGGTCCGCCACTGGGTGTCTCAGGTCAACACCTTTCTGTCGGAGCATCTGGGCGGCATGTCCATTGTACAGATGTTTGCACGTGAAGACCGCACCCGGGATGAGTTTGCATCGATAAACAACACCCTGGTATCCGCCAGCCTGGCCGAGATGCGGGTCTTTGCTATCTTCCGCCCCCTGATCGACCTGCTGTCATCGACCTCGACCGCCGTTATGATTTACTTCGGTGCCGGGCTGTTTCTGCAGAATGCCGTATCACTGGGGGTGCTGATTGCATTTGTGAACCTGATACGCGAGTTTTACCGACCGGTAATGGAGCTGTCAGAGCAGTTCACCATCCTGCAATCGGCGATTGCCGGCGGGGAACGCGTATTCGAAATGATCGATACCCGCCAGGAAATACCGGACACCGGTACCACCGAGCTGCCACACCCAGCCGGAGAGATTGCCTTCGAGCAGGTCTGGTTCAGTTACCATCCGGGCGAACCGGTGATTCGCGACCTCAGCTTCCGGATCGAACCTGGCATGACCGCCGCCATTGTCGGGTATACCGGAGCCGGCAAGACAACAATTGCCAAACTGCTGACCAGGCTGTACGACATAGACACCGGCAGGATTACCCTGGACGGCTGCGACCTTCGTGATCTGCCGTTGCAGCAGCTGCGGCGGCTGGTGCAGCCCATCCAGCAGGATGTATTCCTGTTTCACGACACCATCGCCGAGAATATCTCGCTGGGCTCGTCCGCCAACGGGATCAGCATTGAGCAGGCGGCCCAGCTGGTGCAGGCCGACAGATTTATCGATGCCCTGCCGCACGGCTACCAGACCATCCTGCAGGAGGGGGGAGCGAATCTGTCCACCGGGCAGCGACAGCTGCTGTCGTTTGCACGGGCGATCTACCACAACCCGCGGGTTATCATACTTGACGAGGCTACGGCCAACATCGATACCGAGACCGAACGCAGCATCCAGCAGGCCATGCAAACTGTCCTGCAGGGCCGTACCAGCCTGGTTATCGCGCACCGCCTGTCCACCATCCAGGCAGCCGATGTGATCATTGTATTGAGTCACGGCGAGATTGCGGAAATAGGCACTCACCAGGAACTGCTGTCACAGCGCGGGATGTATCACTCGCTGTACCGGCTGCAGTACCAGGAGGAGCACCTGGATTATTCCGGCTGAAGGCGCATGACTGCCGGCTCTGCAGTCCGGCAGCAGTTCGGACAACTGCAATCCTCCACCCACCAGCGTCGGGAATCCTGATCGTAGCGCAGGGCACACCCCGGCAGATACCGGCGACCGCCAACCTGCCCGATCACCGTAACCCTGTTTGCAAGAATGTTTACATCGCTCACGGTACAGCGTTCCCCGTCGCAGGTGAGCTTGACACCAGGCTGCGGGAATCGCTTGCTTTCCTCGGCATAGGCCTCGTACTCAAAGTTCAGACAACACAGCAAACGCCCACAGGCCCCGGATATCTTTGAGGATGATACCGGTATTCCCTGGGTTTTGGCCATTTTGATAGACACCGGCTTCATGCGATCATTCACCGAGTTGCAGCAGAACGGGCGACCGCATATCCCCAGACCGCCCAGAAACCGGGATTCGTCACGAACCCCCACCTGGCGCAGTTCTATACGCGTCTTGAAATGCGGGATAAGGTCGGATATCAAACCGCGAAAATCGACCCGATTCTCGGCGGTAAAATAGAATAACAGCCGGGGGTCAAGCAGGACATAGTGAGCAGCGACCAGGTTCATCCCCAGCCGGTGCTGCTGTACCAGTTCCCGACAGATCTGCAGCGCTTCACGCTCCCTGGGCTTGTTTGCCTCGCGCCTGGCGAAGTCGGCCTCCTCTGCCGGACGATGATAGTCCCAGTCCGGCAGCTGGTCGAGCTCATGCCGATCTGTTGGGGTGCCGGTTATCCGCGCCAGATCCCGTCCGAAGGGGGTGCCGGCAATACAGTGATCGCCAGGACTGAATACCCGGTCGGTCGTGTTAACCCTGACCGCCCCGCTCTCCTGCGAATGCAGCAGCTTGACTGCATAAATAGTGCTCTCGGCACTCATAGTATCCTCTCCATCCCCGGTTCCACCGCCTCTCGGCACCCGCATTGCACCTACAACATCAGTGCAGCATATCGATCAGCAGGCCCTGTATCTCCTCAACCTGAGCCATAAGCTGCAACTGTTCACGCTGGGTAGCCGCTACACCGTCCAGCAGCTGGGCGAGCTTGGCATCCACTACCCGCAACAGCGAAAAGCTTTTTCGCTTGAGAATATGGGACCCCGAGGAGTGCTCCTCCACAATAATGCCGTCGCGCACGACCTTTTCCACCAGGGCTCGCACCAGCTCACGGTACACGGAGCTGTTCTCCTGGCCCGGGAACTGCTTCAGTCTTTCTCCAGCAGCCTGAATCTCCTGAAACAGCTCCTCGGCTTCCTGCTGCTGCAGCGGCCCGGCAGCTGCTGCAGTCTCGGCAGACTGCCCATCCTCCAGGAGCTTGCCAAATACACCCGCGGGGCGCTTGGACCGCTTTTTCTTGTCGCTGCGTGCAGGCTGCTGCGAAAGCGGGAAGAATGACCCAGGCTGGATATCGATACGTTCCATCGCGCTATCTGACCTGGGACTTCAGATCTTCCAGCGTCTCCTCGGCGGGAGCCTCATCACCACCGCGCAGCCAGCCAAACAACCCCCGTTTTTTCCGATACTGCTCCGGGGTTATGCGCATCTCCATCGGCACTCCGCTGATCTGCATCAATCCGTCAATCAGCACACCCTCCTCGGCCACCAGGCGAGGCGCATAGATATCGCCGATTACCACGGCACTCGATAAAAGGATAACCTTTTGCGAAGCCTCTATCACCCCGCGAACCGCGCCGCCGATTACTACGGTGGCGGCCTGCACCTCACACTCGGCCCGACCGTTCATGCCGATCAGAATCTTTCCGGTTGTCTTTATACTGCCGGCATAATCACCGTCGATTCGCAACAGTCCTCGCGTGTTGATATCACCACGGAAGAACGATCCCGTACCTACCAGCGAGTTAATTACCAGCTCGTCTGTTTCATGTCCCATTATACATCCTATGTACCAGATCGGCGGGGTCCTGTCCACCGACCGGCAGAATCTGCCGACAGAATAAAATCAGCCGGGTCAAGCATATCCGAACCCAGCATAATCTCGAATCCAAGCTGGGGTGCGGTTACATACCCGGTATCCCCTACCTCACCGATTGCCTGCCCCTGCGAGACCCGTTCACCCTCAGATACAAAAACCCCGTTCAGGTGAGCATACTGCGTTGAAATACCGTAGCGATGCTCGATACGAACATACCAGCCGCGTTCAGCAGGATCAAACCGCACCGCCGCAACGGTTCCATTTGCTGCCGAAATCACGGGATTCCCGAAGCCGGGCACCGCGATCTTTACCCCGCGATTAATATGCCATACATCAAACACCGGATGAAACCCGGGGCCGAATCCGCTTACCACCGTCCCCTTGCCGTGCTGAATCGGCCAGAGATGCGGGATATCCTCGAGCAGATCCTGTTGATCCTGGACTGCCGCATAGATTCGCTGCATCGGCTCCAGCGAGGACTCGAGGCTGCTGCGCATCTGCTGCAGATTATACAGCTCACGAAAGTCGCCATCCTGCACCTCCTGCAGCCCGAAAAGGTCGCCAAGATCGCCGTCGGCAGGACGTCCGGATCCGGTATCGGCGCTCTCCAGACCGAACCTGGTCAGTGCCTGACTCATTGCCGCATCGAATTCGCGCGTCTGCTGCTGCAGCCGTCCGATCTCGCCGATTACCCGCTCCAGTTCCGCCTCGGCTTGCTGGTCGGCCTGTCGCTGCTGCACCTGCAGGGTGTCACTGGCGGTATACTCAGCGGCCAGCACGATAAACGAGACAACCACCAGGGCTGCCACCACCATCACCAGCAACACGGCATAGATATTTATCTTGATATGGAATGATTTTTTATGAGAGTGCGGCACCACCATCACCGTGAAGGTGCGCTGCGGCGAGGCGAACACCGACCGGATAAAGCCGAATATGCCCCGTTTACCGGGTTTTTTCTCCCTGGAATCCTGATTCACTGAACTGCTCCCACGACGCTTGGATCGCATCAAAAAATTAGCATGCACTCATGGTTCTGTCAAACAAGCCGGGGATTCCAGTCCCAAAGCTTGACGGAAGTCATTCCGGGTGCTATCCTGTGCTTTGAGACTCACGGTTATCGCAACCGGCGGTCATCGTATTAATCACACATAACGGAAAAAGCCATGAGAATGTTTGATACTCACGCACACGTTGGGTTGATCCATGACGACCCAATCGAACAGCTTATTGTAGTACAGGAAGCACGGCAGGACAACATCGACGGTATCCTCAGCATTTGCAACAACCTTAGAGATTTTTTTGTTGTGTACGAAAATCTAAAGACAGCACCAAATGTATATTTTGCCGTAGGCGTCTCCCCCTCAGAGGTAACCAACCCCGGTCGCGACTGGGAAGAACAGATCGAACAGGGGGCAGCCATGCCACGGGTTGTGGCAATCGGCGAAACCGGTCTGGATTACTTCCGCAAGTTTGGCGACAAAAACTCCCAGATCGAGCTCTTTATTCGCCAGCTGGAGATTGCCGATCGCCTGCGCCTCCCGGTCATTATCCATAACCGGGAGGCTGGCGGCGACACCCTGGAGATTCTGCGCGAAAAACTGCCGAGTAAGGGTGGCGTCCTTCACTGCTATTCCGAGGATTGGGCGTTTGCCCAGCAAGCTCTCGAGCTGAACCTGTACATCTCGTTCGCCGGCAACGTAACCTATCGCAATGCCCGCACGCTGCATGAAACTGCCCTGAATATGCCGCTGGATCGCATGCTGGTGGAGTCCGAGAGCCCCTTTATGGTGCCGGCTCAGCATCGCGGCAAACGCAACAAACCCAGCTACATGGGCGAAACAGTTCGCTTCCTCGCCGAACTGCGGGAGATGCCGGAGGATGAAATGGCAGATATCCTGTTCCAGAATGCCTGCCGGCTGTTCAATATCGAGCCCTGATACCCGCAGGCCCTGATCACAGTTGACCCTTTACCCGCTGAGTGATATACACATGGCGTG comes from the Spirochaeta africana DSM 8902 genome and includes:
- a CDS encoding TatD family hydrolase — its product is MRMFDTHAHVGLIHDDPIEQLIVVQEARQDNIDGILSICNNLRDFFVVYENLKTAPNVYFAVGVSPSEVTNPGRDWEEQIEQGAAMPRVVAIGETGLDYFRKFGDKNSQIELFIRQLEIADRLRLPVIIHNREAGGDTLEILREKLPSKGGVLHCYSEDWAFAQQALELNLYISFAGNVTYRNARTLHETALNMPLDRMLVESESPFMVPAQHRGKRNKPSYMGETVRFLAELREMPEDEMADILFQNACRLFNIEP